In a single window of the Nilaparvata lugens isolate BPH chromosome 1, ASM1435652v1, whole genome shotgun sequence genome:
- the LOC111056958 gene encoding uncharacterized protein LOC111056958 isoform X4 produces MLSLKTGHYLKEETTPVWRIPFPAITICSRNKARQSIFNFSKLIRTKVYEPENITEDEFEKTLILEHLCFNQQASLDLYMPTCVSPLMNESMIDFLEEVAGLQKEFFSYCTWQKAMINCTQLLTPIMTEEGYCFTTNSLSHSELYHKDGLNSKYLKSLPNATDWDLDRGYYNDTGPLHESYPRRAISSGTRFGLRIVIYVDNKDWDDDCMGLFDGFTVTMHNPAEVASVSNRFFNVPRDQEVFLAVKPQHDDN; encoded by the exons ATGTTGTCGCTAAAGACAGGCCACTATTTGAAAG AAGAGACCACTCCTGTATGGCGAATTCCTTTTCCTGCCATTACCATATGCAGCAGGAACAAAGCAAgacaatctattttcaatttttcgaaGCTTATTCGAACTAAGGTTTATGAGCCTGAAAATATAACTGAAGATGA GTTTGAAAAAACTTTGATCTTAGAACATTTGTGTTTTAACCAGCAAGCCTCGCTGGATTTATACATGCCTACCTGTGTTAGTCCTTTAATGAATGAATCGATGATTGACTTTCTTGAAGAG GTTGCAGGTTTACAGAAAGAGTTTTTCAGTTACTGTACATGGCAAAAAGCAATGATTAATTGCACACAGCTTCTCACTCCTATCATGACTGAGGAAGGATACTGCTTCACCACAAATAGTCTCAGTCATTCTGAACTCTATCATAAAGATGG GTTGAACTCGAAGTATCTAAAGTCACTTCCAAACGCCACTGATTGGGACTTGGACAGGGGTTACTACAATGACACAGGTCCTTTGCACGAATCGTATCCACGCAGGGCCATCAGCTCTGGAACCAGGTTTGGGCTGAGAATTGTCATTTATGTGGACAACAAGGACTGGGATGATGACTGTATGGGCCTTTTCGATGGATTCACG GTAACAATGCACAATCCAGCAGAGGTTGCATCTGTTTCCAATAGATTTTTCAATGTGCCTCGCGACCAAGAAGTATTTCTGGCCGTGAAACCCCAACATGATGACAACTAG
- the LOC111056958 gene encoding pickpocket protein 28 isoform X2 has translation MWRTRVTSIKQHIADYCEDSTLAGVKYVVAKDRPLFERTWWMVAITCSFLWSMYLIYEVWDKWNNSPVIISFAEETTPVWRIPFPAITICSRNKARQSIFNFSKLIRTKVYEPENITEDEFEKTLILEHLCFNQQASLDLYMPTCVSPLMNESMIDFLEEVAGLQKEFFSYCTWQKAMINCTQLLTPIMTEEGYCFTTNSLSHSELYHKDGLNSKYLKSLPNATDWDLDRGYYNDTGPLHESYPRRAISSGTRFGLRIVIYVDNKDWDDDCMGLFDGFTVTMHNPAEVASVSNRFFNVPRDQEVFLAVKPQHDDN, from the exons ggTGACATCGATAAAACAACATATTGCGGACTATTGTGAAGATTCAACCTTGGCTGGTGTCAAATATGTTGTCGCTAAAGACAGGCCACTATTTGAAAG AACTTGGTGGATGGTTGCAATCACCTGCAGTTTCCTGTGGAGTATGTACCTGATTTATGAGGTTTGGGACAAGTGGAATAATTCGCCTGTTATAATATCGTTCGCAGAAGAGACCACTCCTGTATGGCGAATTCCTTTTCCTGCCATTACCATATGCAGCAGGAACAAAGCAAgacaatctattttcaatttttcgaaGCTTATTCGAACTAAGGTTTATGAGCCTGAAAATATAACTGAAGATGA GTTTGAAAAAACTTTGATCTTAGAACATTTGTGTTTTAACCAGCAAGCCTCGCTGGATTTATACATGCCTACCTGTGTTAGTCCTTTAATGAATGAATCGATGATTGACTTTCTTGAAGAG GTTGCAGGTTTACAGAAAGAGTTTTTCAGTTACTGTACATGGCAAAAAGCAATGATTAATTGCACACAGCTTCTCACTCCTATCATGACTGAGGAAGGATACTGCTTCACCACAAATAGTCTCAGTCATTCTGAACTCTATCATAAAGATGG GTTGAACTCGAAGTATCTAAAGTCACTTCCAAACGCCACTGATTGGGACTTGGACAGGGGTTACTACAATGACACAGGTCCTTTGCACGAATCGTATCCACGCAGGGCCATCAGCTCTGGAACCAGGTTTGGGCTGAGAATTGTCATTTATGTGGACAACAAGGACTGGGATGATGACTGTATGGGCCTTTTCGATGGATTCACG GTAACAATGCACAATCCAGCAGAGGTTGCATCTGTTTCCAATAGATTTTTCAATGTGCCTCGCGACCAAGAAGTATTTCTGGCCGTGAAACCCCAACATGATGACAACTAG
- the LOC111056958 gene encoding pickpocket protein 28 isoform X1 has product MIGGELLRRPRSKWGCSASVTSIKQHIADYCEDSTLAGVKYVVAKDRPLFERTWWMVAITCSFLWSMYLIYEVWDKWNNSPVIISFAEETTPVWRIPFPAITICSRNKARQSIFNFSKLIRTKVYEPENITEDEFEKTLILEHLCFNQQASLDLYMPTCVSPLMNESMIDFLEEVAGLQKEFFSYCTWQKAMINCTQLLTPIMTEEGYCFTTNSLSHSELYHKDGLNSKYLKSLPNATDWDLDRGYYNDTGPLHESYPRRAISSGTRFGLRIVIYVDNKDWDDDCMGLFDGFTVTMHNPAEVASVSNRFFNVPRDQEVFLAVKPQHDDN; this is encoded by the exons ggTGACATCGATAAAACAACATATTGCGGACTATTGTGAAGATTCAACCTTGGCTGGTGTCAAATATGTTGTCGCTAAAGACAGGCCACTATTTGAAAG AACTTGGTGGATGGTTGCAATCACCTGCAGTTTCCTGTGGAGTATGTACCTGATTTATGAGGTTTGGGACAAGTGGAATAATTCGCCTGTTATAATATCGTTCGCAGAAGAGACCACTCCTGTATGGCGAATTCCTTTTCCTGCCATTACCATATGCAGCAGGAACAAAGCAAgacaatctattttcaatttttcgaaGCTTATTCGAACTAAGGTTTATGAGCCTGAAAATATAACTGAAGATGA GTTTGAAAAAACTTTGATCTTAGAACATTTGTGTTTTAACCAGCAAGCCTCGCTGGATTTATACATGCCTACCTGTGTTAGTCCTTTAATGAATGAATCGATGATTGACTTTCTTGAAGAG GTTGCAGGTTTACAGAAAGAGTTTTTCAGTTACTGTACATGGCAAAAAGCAATGATTAATTGCACACAGCTTCTCACTCCTATCATGACTGAGGAAGGATACTGCTTCACCACAAATAGTCTCAGTCATTCTGAACTCTATCATAAAGATGG GTTGAACTCGAAGTATCTAAAGTCACTTCCAAACGCCACTGATTGGGACTTGGACAGGGGTTACTACAATGACACAGGTCCTTTGCACGAATCGTATCCACGCAGGGCCATCAGCTCTGGAACCAGGTTTGGGCTGAGAATTGTCATTTATGTGGACAACAAGGACTGGGATGATGACTGTATGGGCCTTTTCGATGGATTCACG GTAACAATGCACAATCCAGCAGAGGTTGCATCTGTTTCCAATAGATTTTTCAATGTGCCTCGCGACCAAGAAGTATTTCTGGCCGTGAAACCCCAACATGATGACAACTAG
- the LOC111056958 gene encoding uncharacterized protein LOC111056958 isoform X3: MSEKFQVVSKPRTWWMVAITCSFLWSMYLIYEVWDKWNNSPVIISFAEETTPVWRIPFPAITICSRNKARQSIFNFSKLIRTKVYEPENITEDEFEKTLILEHLCFNQQASLDLYMPTCVSPLMNESMIDFLEEVAGLQKEFFSYCTWQKAMINCTQLLTPIMTEEGYCFTTNSLSHSELYHKDGLNSKYLKSLPNATDWDLDRGYYNDTGPLHESYPRRAISSGTRFGLRIVIYVDNKDWDDDCMGLFDGFTVTMHNPAEVASVSNRFFNVPRDQEVFLAVKPQHDDN, from the exons ATGAGTGAGAAGTTCCAGGTGGTTTCCAAACCAAG AACTTGGTGGATGGTTGCAATCACCTGCAGTTTCCTGTGGAGTATGTACCTGATTTATGAGGTTTGGGACAAGTGGAATAATTCGCCTGTTATAATATCGTTCGCAGAAGAGACCACTCCTGTATGGCGAATTCCTTTTCCTGCCATTACCATATGCAGCAGGAACAAAGCAAgacaatctattttcaatttttcgaaGCTTATTCGAACTAAGGTTTATGAGCCTGAAAATATAACTGAAGATGA GTTTGAAAAAACTTTGATCTTAGAACATTTGTGTTTTAACCAGCAAGCCTCGCTGGATTTATACATGCCTACCTGTGTTAGTCCTTTAATGAATGAATCGATGATTGACTTTCTTGAAGAG GTTGCAGGTTTACAGAAAGAGTTTTTCAGTTACTGTACATGGCAAAAAGCAATGATTAATTGCACACAGCTTCTCACTCCTATCATGACTGAGGAAGGATACTGCTTCACCACAAATAGTCTCAGTCATTCTGAACTCTATCATAAAGATGG GTTGAACTCGAAGTATCTAAAGTCACTTCCAAACGCCACTGATTGGGACTTGGACAGGGGTTACTACAATGACACAGGTCCTTTGCACGAATCGTATCCACGCAGGGCCATCAGCTCTGGAACCAGGTTTGGGCTGAGAATTGTCATTTATGTGGACAACAAGGACTGGGATGATGACTGTATGGGCCTTTTCGATGGATTCACG GTAACAATGCACAATCCAGCAGAGGTTGCATCTGTTTCCAATAGATTTTTCAATGTGCCTCGCGACCAAGAAGTATTTCTGGCCGTGAAACCCCAACATGATGACAACTAG